The Delphinus delphis chromosome 11, mDelDel1.2, whole genome shotgun sequence DNA segment tctctccactctTTCCAGGGCTTCTGTTTTCCCTCCTTAGTTGCCTTCCTTGAAGGGAGGCGAGGCTGGAGTAGCAGACGGACTTGATTTGAGTAAGGGCATGCATCCTAGCTGGAGGGCCCCCTCTCAGACACACCCACTTGCgtctcctctcccagccctcaccctgcTCACCAGATACGATGTGTCTCCCTCCAGCCAGTGTCTCCAGCCCCAGTCAGGGACCTCCCCTTTCTCTACACATACCAGCTGCTCCTCTTCCCAGGTGACAGTGGTCTATGGGGGAAGGCGGGAATAAAGGAAGACTTGGGGGGCAGGACACCCCAAATGCATCCAGCTCACTCTGGCTGGGCTGCCTGCTTTGCCTCCAGCAGACACTGTCTTGCTCCAGTCCCTTCCTTCCAGGACTCCCGTCCCCCACTCCTAAAGGTCACTGTTTGTGACAGTGACCATTTGGGCAGAGCAGGGATGAGGCAGGATCATAGGGGGGGCGTGAAATTGGGGGTTAGGGGACGAAGCGCGGAGAATTTGTTCCCTGTCACTTCTGGCTGACCtggaggagatttggggaaagAAGGGGGGTTGGTTGGGAGCCAACCAGGgaatctcctttctcctttttctcagtCTCAAGGGCAGCTGCAGTGTCCCTGAGAATGAAGGATCAACCCCCTAAATCAGAGCTGGGTGGGCCTGGACCTTCCAATCACCATTGTTAGGCCCCCCAATAGGACAGGCCCCCCTAAACAAGGAGCTCAGAATCTTACGGATTGTTCTTGTGGCCGTGCCAcgcggcttatgggatcttagttcccccaccagggatcgaacccagggccctggcagtgaaagtgcgagtcctaaccactgggccaccagcgAATTCCCAGGGAGCTCAGAATCTTGATCAGATAGAGGAACAGTTGGTAGGTATCTGTGATACCAGGCAAGACTGTTGACGGTGGGAGTGGCGAGGCAGTGCGTCTTCAAGGCAGTGAATTAGGTTGGAGATGATGGGAACTTTCTAGCAAGGATAGAAACAGTGTAGAGGTAAGAAAGAAGAGTAGGTAGCTGTGAGGGGCTCTAACCCCGTATGTTTGTGTGGAGGCCCTTGGATGCAATGTGGAGTGTACGGCCCTTACCTGGAATGTAACAAAATGTCACTGAAAGGGTTTAAGTCAGGGAGTGTCGTGGtcacttttacattttattttattttaatttttgttgtttgtttgtttgttttgcggtacgcgggcctctcactgctgtggcctctcccgttgcggagcacaggctccggacgcgcaggctcagcggccatggctcacgggcccagccgctccgcggcatgtgggatcttcccggaccggggcacgaacccgtgtcccctgcatcggcaggcggactcccaaccactgcgccaccagggaaaccccacttttatattttagatagatCCTTGAGGCTACAGTAGGCAGAGTGGATTAGAGGAGGGTCAAGACTGGGCACCAGATGAGAAATGAGGGCCTGAAATAAGGTGGTGACAAAGAGAAGGGTTAGGAAGGAACAGATAAGAGCCATGTAAACAAGTGATGCTCAATGGAAGTACAGTAGGTCTtaaatgcaagccacatatataattttaaaaatttctagtaaccacattagaaaagcaaaaagaaacaggtgaaattaattttaataatatattttattcagcctaaaatatccaaaatattataatttcagcatgtaatcaatataaaatttctGAGATGTTTTGCACTCTTTTTTGGTATTGTCTTTAAAATTCAGCGTGTATTTCACACCGATAGCACATTTCAAATGTTCAATATCTGTATATGGCTAgtagctaccatactggacagcacagaaaAGTTACACAGGCTTCCTGACCAATTACATGTGGTGCACGTGTgcaggcgtgtgtgtgtgcacacacgtgcacgtgTTGGGAGCATGGAGGTAAGGGAACACAAGATAATGACTGTGACAACAGCCGGCAGGACCAACACAAGGTAATGACTGTGACAACAGCCGGCAGGACCAACACAAGGTAATGACTTGGTCCTGCTGGTTGTTGACATTGATGGAGACGGCAAATATAAAAGCAGGAATAGGTTTGTGTAGGAAGATCAGAACTTTGGGTTTGACCTTGGGGCATGCAGATGGAAACATTTTGCAGGCAGTTGAAACTCCGCCCTGGAGCTCAAGTGGTGCCTCTGGCGGGAGAATCTGTGTCCAAGGCAGTTTATAGATGGTAACCGAACACATGGGTGTAGATGATTTAGCCCATGGATAGTATACAGACAAGAGAGAGAAGGTCAAGAATAAAATACTGGGGGGAAATTCCCAGTTTAAGGGATTAATAGGGGAACTAGGGTCTGCAAAGGAGGCCAAAAGGAACACGTAGGAAGCAGAAAGGACTGCACCAGAGGGGAGTTAAAGAGGCTGAGGGAAGAGAGACTGTGGTGTCCGCAGGGTCCCAGGCTAGAGGGTGAGCACATGTTTGCTCATTGGCCTGAGGGTGACCTGCCCCTTTTGCCCTGTTGGCTGGTGCTAAGAGGGGGCAGCGTGGGTGACATCAGGAGCCTGCTATCCCAGGGACTTCGTAGCCTGCTGTGGGCATCACTTCCCGGCTCTGGATGGGAAAGGTCACTTTATTTTGCCCCACTCTGTTAAGTGCCCCCTGCCCAtccacaccccctccccgccagccTGAGAAAAGGTACCTGGAGCTTCCGTCCCTCCGTGATCCTCAAGTCCTCCTCAAGCTCCACTCCCACCTCGAATTCCAGAGCTTAGTTTCGGAAGGTGCTGAGGGCCTTCACTGTCACGTGGTTGCCCCGATGGTCAGTCTCCTCGTCTGACTTGAGCAGCGGCGCGATCTTCCGCAGAGCCATGTTGATGTCTACGGAGGCTGTCCTCTGAGGACCAGGGTCCTTTTAGCCAGCTGGCCAGGGCCTCCTCCACCCGCAGCAGCAGCCTGGAGCTGGGAGCATCCCCTGGGCTGGGTCTGGGACTGTGGATTTACTCCTTCCTAGCAATGCCCCTGGCTAGAAGAGGAGCCCAGCCCCCCGACCCCCAGCCTTTCCACGATGTCGGACCCTCGCATCCCCCCTCCTCAATGGGactggaggcaggaagggagaggggagaacgGGAGTGAAAGGGCTCGGGAGGGGTGAGGCGGTTACTTAGAGCTTGCAGGTAGCTCTCCAAGTTCTTCTGCGAGACAAAGCAGTAGTAGCCGGTGAGGTTGGGAGGCATGGTCCAGGCTGGCCAAGGTGGAGGTCAAGATTTCAGGAGAATAGAGGGGGCAGGGCAAGGAGGGAGGGGGTGTCATCCgacaggtggggctgggagactCCTGGCCAGCCTCTGCACACACAGAGGCAGCTTGTGTAAGGTCTGTGCTACCAGGGTTTTTATAGAGGTGAGGCCCTGTTGCAGTAAGAGCTCCTGCCagactccctccttctccccccccccccccccccccccccgtgatGAGTGTGAGGCTGGTGTCTGCAGCTCCACAGAGGGGCAGGGACTTGGCAAGTTTTTGCCTGACCTCGGCTTTTCCTGAGGAAGGAACCTGGAACAGGATCTGGGGCTGTCGGTCAGGCTACACTTGAGCCTTCCCGAAGGTCAGTTTTGGCTTTCAGCCCATTTCTGGCAGGTTTGGGAACCGTCCTGAGACTCCAGAGTCAGCCTCTCCTGGGAGGGAGCTGGTCTTGCTGGGTGGAGGGGCGCGCCCTTTCAGACTCACCCAAGGGTGAGTTCTAACAATATCCTGAGATCTTGGAGTGAGTCGGGGATCCCAAAAGGTatgagggggaggaggtggggaaagaaGGGGGGACAGCCAGCTGGCCGGGAGCGCCAGTGAGGAAAATCCTCTAGCGCTGGCCCCTACAGCTCCCTCAGACAGCGTCGCTGAGCTGGGGCCCCCGACACTGGCTTTCCAGACTCTGTCCTATAGGAGCATTAAGAGGGGGGCAGAGAAACTGCGGAGGGGGCCGTCAGCGGCCTGACAAAGTCTGGCTGGAGCAGAAGGTGAGGGAGGAGTCGCTTGGCTGTTCGGGAGAATTCTACGCGCTTTGGCTTGGGACCCAGAGGTTCCCCTCTCCTTTTGGAGTCACTGATGGTACCGTCAGCCACCCGCGTCCCCAGCCGTTGGCCAGCCCACGCTTACCAGATGTACTCCCATTGCGGGGGGCGGTGCGCCTCAATTACTGTGTGCCCCGCCCCgcactccctgccccctccccccgacGCGCACTCTTCTTTGCCTCTCGAACCCACCAGCCTCCCTGGCTTCAGAACCAACTGGGCTGGTTCATCAGGGTTTAAGGTGGGAAATTTGGGGCGAGCGGGTGAGGGAGGGTGAGCGCAAATATCTCACTCTTCCTCCGGTCCCAGAGCCGGGTCCACGGCCCGGCTGCCCACCCCGTGGCTTCCTCAGAGACCTGGGGCTGGGAAACGAAATGCTGGCATAGGTCGGGGTCAGGTGGTGGGTTTGACTGCGAGGTCCCAGGAGGCACCCAGCAGGGACTTGCTGATGGAATGAGCTGTGAAAAGAGGTTAATGCAgagttggtgatggtggtggtggggtgacgTGGATGCTGTCCCTCCTCGCCTCCCTCAGGTCTCCGTTGacgtctcctctccccacccccgggcATCTCGCTTCTTCATTCTCCCCATGGCCTTCTTTTTTCCCACCCCCTCTACGGCTTTCCagcttcctccccagcccccgcaGTTCCCTTGCCCCCCCAGATTGCAGTCAGGGGAAAAAGCCCTAACACCTTCTCCCAACCCTGCTCTCCGGTCCCATtggttcccacccccacccccccgcagcaCCTGCCCCCCCACCAGTCACCCGATTGGCCAGCGGCCCCATCAATCCTCGCCTGGCCGTGCTGACGTCATCCTGCAGTAGCGGGGATGGGGTGGGCATGAGAGAAAGAGCCAGGACGCGGGGCTCCAGAGCGAAGGAGAAGAAGCCACTGCCAGTCCCCCACCTCAGCCGCCCAGGTTGGGGGGCTGCTCAGGTCTGCTCTATGGACTAGGGTGGGCGGCAGGCTCCCTTCCGTCTCTGCCCTGCTGcctgctctcttccctcccctccttggaGAGCCCCTGCATCCCTCCCCCAAGGTGGAATACGCGGGCTTGAGGCTCCCGGGGGAGAGCGATCGGGGCCCGGCGCTGCCCGCGCCACACCATGACCCTCCTGCTGTTGTTCCTCTTGCTCGGCTCCCGGCTCCCCTCCAGCTCCTGCAACAAAGGTGAgtgaggcggggggcgggggcactgAAGGAGGGGTCTCAGGCAGGGCGGGGTGGGCAGGAGCCCTTAAGGCTCCCTGGCCCATGACAGGTGGTTCTTCAGACCAGCTCCCTTCCCATCTGTTTTCTCAGACCTgcccccttctcttctccctcgCATCCCCCTTCCCACATCCTCCTCTCTGGTCCATCTCTACCCATGTGCTTCTCTTGCTCCCATTTGGTCCCCATTCCCATCCtgggctctctctctccccctcccccaatttcTCCCTCCTGGAGCTATGTCAGGTCTCCGAAGGACTTGCCCCTGAGGGGCGATACACATCTCTGGGCGGCTCTCCGTTTTCGCCGGGGTGTGCCGGGGCTGAGGGTGTGTAGCACATCCATGTGGTTCCTCTCCATCCATCCTGGGGAGAAACTGTTCCCTGCAGCTCAGCGATTCGGAGCACGTATGTTTTGGCGTGTTCCTCTGCATCCGTAACCTTCCGTCTGCATGCAGCTGGGCCGAGGGTTACCAGAGCTGCCCTCTCTGCAGACAGCAGATAAATTCAGCTGGGTGAGGCCGTCCGAGggaccaggagggagggagggggtgggggccgAGGGCTCAAGTAGGTGGAGATGGGCAGGGAAGGGCAGAGGTGGGTGTCTGGGAGTGTTAATTgagtggtgagaggggaagggagaaggagaagggagatgaGGTGTGGGAGGGGATGAGAAGGGGGTGGACCAGGGTCAAGgtggaggccaaaaaaaaaaaaaagagagagagagaggaatgaaagGGACATCAGGAAGAACAggtgaggagagggggaggggagagtccaGGAGGGAAAAGACAGGGAGCCCAGGAGTCAGTGAGAGGAGATGGACACAAGGAGAGAGTCGGGGGCCGAGAGGAAGGCAGcagaagggtggggtggggcgtgAGCTGTGCGCAGCCCCTCCATCCTCGGCTCAGTCTCTGACCTCAGCCGGCTTCCGAGCCTCCTGCCACTTCCTGTGTTGGCTTCTGGGCACCATCTTGTGGCTTTCTCCTCTGCCACTAGAGAAGGGGGTCATGGTGGGTCCTCCGCGAGGAAGGGGCCGGCATTCAGATACCAGAAGGCTTTGGGGGATGTCactggaagaaagaatggaaatcagGATTGCTTGCTCACCATGACATACTGGGGATGACTTTCCTTTTGGAGACTCAGTTTCCCTCTGATGAtatgtcttcctcttcctctcgcTGATGGGCCATCGTGGATGTGCTCTGGGAGCTTAGGGGTTGGCTTGATGGGATCCAATAGAGCAGGCCGTGGAGGTTGGCGTTGGTGAGGGGAAGGGAGCCCCTCACCAGGCTGGTGGGAGATTGGTCCTGGGGAGGAGACGTGATTGAGTTGAGTCTGGTAGCAGATGGGGAGATCTGGAGGCTGAGTGAGTCCCACATCCATTGTGGATCGGCTGGTGGCTGAAGggaagaggggtggggtaggCGAGAATTAGGACTCAGCCATGAGTCTGTATAAGAGTGGGGCTCAGGGAGTGTGGGGTTGGGTGGCCTTCTGGGGGACATAGGACCGTGTTGGTTATGAGTGTGTTCTCTGGGTGTGAGGGTGAGAAGCAGGGAGAGGATTTGTCGTGTTTCTAGGCCATTTCGATAATCCCTGAGGATGTCGGCTCTGCTGGGCCCAGCCGTTCAGCATTGATTCCTCTGCTCCatccctgcctctctctgtcctcctccctctgtcctatatattttcccttctctcttttctcctcttccctctcctctgggAGAATGGCCTTAAGATGGGGCTTGGCCGGGAGAAGAAGGGATCAAGATTGaaatggggtggtggtggtggagatgaTAAACAATCAGGATCTCAGGAAGCTTCTAGTCTGCTTTTCCTAACCTCAACTCTGCCCTTAATctatctcttcccttttccagGGCCTTCTGATGGCCCACCACTGCTCCCTGAAGGCCCGGTGTCCACACTCTAGCTCTTGAAATCCCTAAAGAAAGTCTCCACCTTCTGACCAGGTTTCCCAGGGGACATGgcagtccccctccccccagggcagGCTGTGGCCATGGAAACTGTCTATCTTGGGACCTCCCGCAGACCCTCTGACTCCCTTCATGGCTGATTTCTTGTCCTCAGTCCTTTCTCCTGCAGGTGCTTCTGCAGGGGCTGGACAGGGTGGTGATGCTGGAGTGTGTTGTCTGGAGGTGGAGGGCCAGCTCACAGgtgcttcctttcctctccctggggGCGGGGCAGCCAACAAGCACAAGCCATGGATCGAGGCGGAATACCAGGGCATCGTCATGGAGAACGACAACACTGTTCTGCTGAACCCACCACTCTTTGCTTTGGACAAGGACGCCCCCCTGCGCTATGCAGGTAAGTGGGGTTGGGGCAGAGGAGGGCGGGTAGGATAGAGAGAagtgggtgggagggcaggggcaagggaggagaggggaggtccTGGGAGGGAGAGCAGTGAGGAcgtgggggaagaggaagaagtagaCTAGGAGGAAACGGGCCACAGCGAGGAACGGTGGTAAAATAAAGGGGGCCAGAGAGGAGGACGTGGGCAGGTGGGGGTCAACGCAGTCAGACTTTGCCAGGTCTCAGACCTGGGCGCTCTGAGAGGTTGCCGCTCAGGGAAGCTGGTGTCGGAGCTGATTGTCTGATAATGAATGCTTTTCCATGTGCAAGAGAAGGGACAGGGGTTTGGAAGGAGAGGTGAAGTGGGAGCCTGAGGGGGGTTGGCGAGTGTGGGAAGGAGACCCTGGAGGTGGTGCAGGAGCTgcgtccttccctccccctctggcCAGGCGAGATCTGTGGCTTCCGGCTCCATGGGTCTGGGGTGCCCTTTGAGGCCGTGATCCTGGACAAGGCGACAGGAGAAGGGCTGATCCGGGCTAAGGAACCCGTGGACTGCGAGGCCCAGAAGGAACACACCTTCACCATCCAGGCCTATGACTGCGGCGAGGGCCCCGACGGGGCTAACACCAAGAAGTCCCACAAGTGAGGACGCTCCTGTCTCCTGCCCTCTGCTGCaggccccccacctcctcccaggccccTCACCATCCTCTGTCCTCGCCGTCACTGACtatctgccccctcccctctctgctccTGGGGTTTAGGGACGGGGCCTTGTCGTCCAGGAGCCTTCAGCCAAGGGGACAGAAGCACGTGGTAGAACTAGTGGGATCTAATCTTGGCTCTGCctcttgtgaccttgggcaacttctTAGCCTTTCTGGGTTTGCTttcccttgtctgtaaaatggggtgatggTGATGCCTACTTCTTCAGGTTACTGTGGAGATGAAAGGAGATGGTTTGTGTAAAAAGCAGGCGCTGCAGTGCCTGACACTGAAAGGGCTCAGTACCCGGAGTCAGGATGCTGAGAGACCGAGGAAGAGGACGGTACAGTCAGCGCACACCCACCTGCCTTCCGACCGTCCAGCCGCCTGCAGCGTGtgccacacccacacacagagcATGCGCACACACGGCAGCGGGCGAGGGTGGGCAGGAGATGGCTGCGGCGGGCAGAAGGCGGGGCCCAGGGCTCCGACACCTGTTCCCAGCTCACTTCTCCTTCGAGAATGGGAGCAAGATGGGCAGTCAGGACTCCTGGGCCACTACGAGGCACTAGAGATAAACCACTCCTTGTGATGACTCAGTTTCCCATTTAGAGACAGAACCCTTGCCTCTGGGCCCTGGGTGCCAGGatctgggctgggggcagggctccGCATGAAGGGCTTAGCCCCTCCCCAACCTCTGCTTGCCCCGCGGGGGgcctgggcgggggagggggccggcTTGCTCACTGCACACGTCAGATGACTTGTGACTCTGGTACAAATGCCACTTCCCTGAATGTGTTTGcttttaatttggtttttattctgcatcttcctttctttctttaagaaggtttatttatttatttattttttggctgcgttgggtcttgtttgctgcgcgcgggctttctctagttgcggcgagcggggtctactcttcgttgtggtgcgctggcttctcatcacggtggcttctcgttgtggagcatggggtctaggcacctgggcttcagtagttgtggcgcccaggctctagagcacaggctcagtagttgtggcacacgggcttagttgctccgcggcacgtgggatcttcccggaccagggctcgaacccgtgtcccctgcattggcagtcggattcttaaccactgcgccaccagggaagcccctgcatctTCCTTGATTATCCCATTGGATTTGACTCTCATGAAGGAACAACCGGCTGGACACAGAATCCTCTGTCTTGCGTGGCTGTCCCCAACCTATAGCATTCTGTATGGAAGTCATCAAAATCGGCCGCTGGTATCCCCTGGGGTCGTTCCTCACCCCGTACATCAGTCACCCTTTCCCCGGTGGTGCCTGTCCCTCGCTGTGCCTGGTGCCCTGGCTGGGGGGATGAGCGTGCCCACTGCCCCGGGCTCCAGGACCTGCTGGTCCTGCCTGCTCTGCTTCCCTGTCTGAACTCCTAGTTGTGGCTGACTTTTCCTCGTCCTCCTCCCGCTCTGGCACCTGCAGGGCCACCGTGCACGTGCGGGTCAATGACGTGAATGAGTTTGCCCCAGTGTTTGTGGAGCGGCTGTACCGCGCGGCCGTGACCGAGGGGAAGCTGTATGACCGCATCCTGCGGGTGGAGGCCATCGATGGCGACTGCTCCCCCCAGTACAGCCAGATCTGCTACTACGAGATTCTCACACCCAACACCCCCTTCCTCATCGACAACGACGGTGAGCGCCTGCCACCCCAGCTGCTCCGCCCTGGGCGCCCGCGTCCCTCAGGACATCTCGGGGCTGTGCCCTCCACTTCTGTCCCTCACATCCTCATTCCTCACCCTCCTTCCCAGATGTGGAGCCTCCTTCCCTAGATTCCTTCCTCCCAGCTTCCCGCTGTCTAATTCACCTGCTGCCCTATTGGCTCACAAGTCCTCCCCAGACTTTCTCTAGTGCGCCTGAccctctccatcccccacccccaccccagggaacATTGAGAACACGGAGAAGCTGCAGTACAGTGGCGAGAAGCTCTACAAGTTTACCGTGACGGCTTATGACTGCGGGAAGAAGCGGGCGGTGGATGACGCTGAGGTGGAGATCCAGGTGAAGCCCACCTGTAAGCCCAGCTGGCAAGGTGAGGAGCTCTGCTCTGGTACCTGTCTTGTAACCCATCTTTCACCTTGGTGTCCCTTTGCATCCCTTCTGACAACCACAGGGGTTAGGCTAGGAGTCAGGGGAGGGATATTTGGGGAAGGCTTGTAGCTGCCTACCCTGGCTGGCTATTTTCGTAGGAGCCCGAGACTGTCCGTGGATGTGGCCGGAGCAGAATGGATAGGAGGGGCTGCCTTGcccatctccatctccactgccagCTCCCTCTCACCCCTGCAGGCTGGAACAAAAGGATTGAATATGCACCAGGCGCTGGGAGCTTGGCTTTGTTCCCTGGTATCCGCCTGGAGACCTGTGATGAACCTCTCTGGAACATTCAGGCCACCATAGAGCTGCAGACCAACCATGTGGCCAAGGGCTGTGACCGTGACAACTACTCAGAGCGGGCACTGAGGAAACTCTGTGGTGGGTGTGCTCCCCTTGGCTCCCCGGGCCTGTCCCCTGtgccccctacccccagcctctgcctgaaactcctctgcctctttcttaATAATctgtcttgggaattccctggcggtccagtgggtaggacgcTGCGCTTGCATTGCAGAGGgggcaggttccatccctgatccgggaactaaggtcctgcaagccgtgcgttatggccaaaaccaaaaacagaaatactgaATCTGTCTTACATCTTCCTTTGCCCATCCATAGATGTATATATCTGCCGGCATGCGGCTATCTCTTGTGGTCCAAAGAGCACATAAATATGTGGGTGGCAAAGATGCATAATTGTGGCCCAAGAGAGGCACCAGATACATTATGGGACAATGGCAGGGAGAGATGACGAGTTGGAGTTGAGGTCACTGGAGAGCTATTCCTAGCCATtcctttctcatctctgaaaGCCCAGAAGAGGCGGTGAGCGTAGCTGTGGGAAATCTTTCCttgtccctctctccctgcctgcaTATCCTGTTCCCCATCTGCTGCCTCTCCGCTCTGACACCTGTGCCTTTTGGGGCTCCGGCAGGCGCGGCCCCTGGGGAGGTGGATCTGCTGCCCATGCCCGGCCCCAATGCCAACTGGACGGCAGGCCTCTCGGTGCACTACAGCCAGGACAGCAGCCTTATCTACTGGTTCAACGGCACCCAAGCTGTGCAGGTGCCACTGGGTGGCACCGCTGGGCTGGGCTCCGGGCCCCAGGACAGCCTCAGTGACCATTTTACCCTGTCCTTGTGGATGAAGCACGGTGTAACCCCCAGCAAGggcaagaaggaagaggaaaccaTCGTGTGTAACACTGTCCCAAACGGTGAGCCTTCCCTAGGGCACCCGTCTGCGTGTGGCGAGACTGGCTTCTTGTCCTGCCTCTGTCACCGTCCAGTCTGTGACTGTGGACGCGTCACTCCTCTCTCTTCATCTGTCAGAGAGCAGTGCTAGGTTTTGTATTGCTGTGATTTACTCCCAGCGTGACAAGCTGGGATCCTACTGCTCTCAGAGTGATGGAACCCTCATCGCCCTTCTCATCTGCAGCTGCCTCATCACGCTGCATCCACGTGTAGCAGACTGCCCCCCAGACCTGCTCCCCTTAAAGCCCCCGTCCCAGCCTGAGTAATGCTGTACCCATTCTTCCTCTTCCACCACCCCATCCTCCTTCTTGAAGGGCTAGTGGGCTCCAGCCCCCAGGACCCCTCTGCCCTCTGTGGCAGCAGCAAGCCCTCTTGAGGGGCTCAGCCTTCacatcctctttcatttctgcctCTTCTCGGAGCTCATCTCTCTTGACCTGAAAAGGAGTGTTGCCCATGAAGTTTGTATTAACCAAAGGACCGGTAAAGATCTGAGTGGGGGCAGGCTGGCCAGTGTCCCCCCTCAGCCAGTCAGAGTGCCCAAGAGAAGCCCGACActggactctgtgtgtgtgtgtgtgtgtgtgtgtgacagagagagagagagagagagaaaatgaagggaTGAAGAGAATCCggcatcccctccctcctggtgCTTTGAAGCTGTTTTTGCCCATGCTTTGTGTTTGACCTCTGTCCCCATCCTCTG contains these protein-coding regions:
- the RBP5 gene encoding LOW QUALITY PROTEIN: retinol-binding protein 5 (The sequence of the model RefSeq protein was modified relative to this genomic sequence to represent the inferred CDS: substituted 1 base at 1 genomic stop codon); its protein translation is MPPNLTGYYCFVSQKNLESYLQALNINMALRKIAPLLKSDEETDHRGNHVTVKALSTFRNXALEFEVGVELEEDLRITEGRKLQTTVTWEEEQLVCVEKGEVPDWGWRHWLEGDTSYLEMTARDAVHEQVFRKVK